A region of the Bremerella alba genome:
TGCCTTGCAACAGGTCGATACCGACGCCAACGGCACCTGGGACGAGACCACCAACACCGAGTACCTGGTAGACCACCAAAACTTCACCGGCTACCAGCAGGTGATCAAGGAAACGGTCTACGACGAAAACGGCCAGACCGTCACCCAATATGATGCGGCTGGCCAAGTCACTGCGAAGCACACAGAAATCTTCGGCCACGACGGCCACGGCAGCGTGAAGGTCCTCTACGACATAGCCGCCTGGTAGCTACAGCCTGGTTCGTTTTACGGGGCTGAAGCCATGCAGCTGGATACGGTCTCTAAAACCCGATGTCTCGCGGGAACACCTCAATCAGCCGGGTCGGGTCAGGCGGGCGAAGGTGTTGGCCGATGTTTTCCCACCAGGCATGCGCCGAGGAGACATCTTGGCACCAACGGACATCCTTTTCTTCCCCTTCCAAAGTCGACCACACGTCGCGCCATTTCAGCGACTTGTCGATCTTGTCGCCGGGGCCGAGACACGGGGCGAAGGGGACTGCGTAGGCCAGGCAGGTGATCACGATGTGGAGACTGTTGGTGTACACAAACGGAGCCGTGATCAAGCGGGCAATGGCCTGCTGGAGGTAGTCAGACGAGCGGCGGATTTCGACATTGAAGAAATCGGCCTGCCACGCTTTTTCGGCGCCGTGTCGGCGATTGTTCCAGTGCGGGGCGTAGAGGGGCCACTTGGATGTGGGCAGGTCAGGCTTGGGAAACGCGGCCGGCAGGAGGAAGCCGGGATCGCACATTGGTGTCGATTGCGGTAGCTTCAGGGCTTCCCGCGTGATGTGCCCCCGTACGGCACGCACATCGAGCGTGCCTGGCTTGGGAGGTGTTCCGTGCGAGTAACCATACCCCCACACGGTGATCTTGCTGCGATCCGGGTGTACCCTCGGCAAAAAGTCTTCGTTCAGTTCACTTCCGATCATCAGCAACCGTTTGTGAGGCAGTGTCGAGTGTAGGCGAATGTTCGGCAAGTACTCGTAACCGAGATGGCGAACTAACAGGGGAACGATCGCCTCGCCAAAGTTGGCCCGCGTGAGCCCCGTCTGCCAATGATGAACAATGACTTTCACGTGCGGGCCCGTTTTCGATTGACGTGAGGACGGATGGAGTACTGATAAAGATGCTCGCTGATTGGCTCCAACACGATGTTGGCTTGATGTAACCAGGGAAGCAAGTCCCGATTTTTCACGTGTACCAAGGTCTTGCCGGGCTCGTTGCGATCAAAATGCTTGAACAGGCCCCACGGATCGGAGACGACGATATCGGGCCCCAGTGAAATTCGCCGACAAGTCAGGCATTTGGCAGGCTGCGTATCGTTCTCGCCCGTCGGCCAGGCATGCACAAACGAGAACTCACCGGATCGTCCGTCGTGCAGCTCGATGACTCCATAGCCTGGCCAGGTCCCGGTTCGGTAGTAAAACGTTCGCACTTCTTCCGGCTTGACTCCTTGGGCATCCAGCACTTCGGTAGTCCACTCAGGAAGAGGCGTCCGGCCGCAAAGCAGTTCGATAATCAGCTTGCACTTGTCGCGCGGGGCGACTTCCACATGACACGGCAAGAGGGTCGTCGCACAGGTTTCTTCGGGGCCAAGTTGCTTAAGTCCTGCCAGAGGGGAAATGGGATCGTAAATACTATTGGTGGCCGGCGTGAAAAGCTCTTGCGGATCATCCGTGACGACAACTTCCGACTTGATTCCGTTCATGCGAACAAAAACAGCCTTGGAGACCAGCTTCGTTCGCAGGGCATAAGCAAGCACCTCTTTCGTGAATCCGCCAGAGGTCGAGTAGTGCCGCACCTCAGGTGTTTTGGAGTAAGCGAGATAGTATTCCATCGATAAGTATCGCCATGGAGTGGAAAAAGAGCTTGACAGAATTGTGTTTTGTAGCAGATGTAATGATGAAATAAAACGGTGGTCAATGCCAACTCTTGACATGTTGCCGATACCGTCTTCTTGCAGGAAGTACGCAAACGCGTATTTTAAGTTTGAATTGATTGGGAGTGTGATAGCTAAAAGAAAAACAACGAAGGGCCGCCCAGTCGGGCGGCCCTTCAGAATCACATTTTAATGTCGCGAAGAACGCCCACACCGACGACCGGCGTGAAATCCTTTCCGGCTTCCCAATTGCTTACCGGTCTTGTAGCAAGCCCAGGCAACGACGGCCCAGAATGCAGCCTGTACGATGGTTTCCATAGATCCTCCCACTTCTCGAAGTAACAAAAACTACCTGTCCGAACGTCGCCAATTCGCACAACGAGGATGGTACCGATGCTGACGCCGCCCTCGCTGCTGACCACCTCGGATCAAACGCAGATCGACTTGATCCGCTGCATTCCGAGGATGCGTCGATCGTGACAAGACTGCCGTTTCCGAAATGTGAGAGTTAGGCTGCTTTCGGTTCATAAGACTCGCTCCCCGAAGACTCCCGTGCTCTCAAAAACTCGACTTCGTCCCAGTCGATGACGTTCGGGCCGAAACAGACTTCGTCATCGAGGTCGTCCGCAGGTTCTTCGACTAGCGACAATCCAAGTTGACGAATCGTGGAAACGCTCTCGCCAGTTGCCTTGGCAACGTCTCGATAAAACTCTGAAGTTTGCATGGATTCATATCTCCCTAGGTCAAGAAACAGAAATAGCCCTTGCCGGATCGCAATCCAGCAAGGGCTTGAGAAGGTTT
Encoded here:
- a CDS encoding coenzyme F420 hydrogenase/dehydrogenase beta subunit N-terminal domain-containing protein, translated to MEYYLAYSKTPEVRHYSTSGGFTKEVLAYALRTKLVSKAVFVRMNGIKSEVVVTDDPQELFTPATNSIYDPISPLAGLKQLGPEETCATTLLPCHVEVAPRDKCKLIIELLCGRTPLPEWTTEVLDAQGVKPEEVRTFYYRTGTWPGYGVIELHDGRSGEFSFVHAWPTGENDTQPAKCLTCRRISLGPDIVVSDPWGLFKHFDRNEPGKTLVHVKNRDLLPWLHQANIVLEPISEHLYQYSIRPHVNRKRART